In one window of Spirochaetota bacterium DNA:
- a CDS encoding NGG1p interacting factor NIF3 — MANLTIKELHEAGVKAGIAHDPRGSIFMGEELARRRKEFEKITDAKKKASFDEETLWNPYVDCRILNGDVSKQVKKVIVGIDMEAPEVLLTDRLNEKGAGIDCVIAHHPEGRAYANFYEVMDMQAEVLARHGVPIAQAEGALSKRIREVGRSVSPNNHTRAVDHARLLGIPMVCMHTVADNQVDQFLSALIAEKKPYTVGDILEILGELPEYQASVKDNNAPNLFNGSEKNRAGKVYFHMTGGTSGSEEEMDQLARAGIGTLVVMHIPDKHRERCEKSYINIVCAGHMGSDSLGLNLLFSRIMQATKSQFDIVATSGYYYVKR; from the coding sequence ATGGCGAATTTGACCATCAAAGAACTGCATGAAGCCGGCGTCAAGGCCGGTATCGCACATGACCCGCGGGGAAGCATCTTCATGGGGGAAGAACTCGCGCGCCGCAGGAAGGAATTCGAGAAGATCACCGATGCGAAGAAAAAAGCGTCGTTCGATGAAGAGACGCTCTGGAACCCCTATGTGGACTGCCGCATACTCAACGGGGATGTCTCGAAACAGGTAAAGAAGGTCATCGTCGGCATCGATATGGAAGCGCCGGAAGTGCTCCTTACCGACCGCCTGAACGAAAAAGGCGCCGGCATCGACTGCGTCATCGCACATCACCCCGAAGGGCGTGCCTACGCTAATTTCTACGAAGTGATGGATATGCAGGCCGAAGTGCTCGCCCGCCACGGAGTGCCCATAGCGCAGGCGGAAGGCGCGCTCAGCAAACGCATACGGGAGGTCGGGAGAAGCGTTTCGCCCAACAATCATACCCGTGCTGTGGACCATGCACGGCTCCTCGGGATACCGATGGTCTGCATGCATACCGTCGCCGATAATCAGGTCGATCAATTCCTCTCCGCGCTCATCGCCGAGAAGAAGCCCTATACGGTCGGCGACATCCTCGAAATACTCGGTGAATTACCCGAATATCAGGCCTCTGTAAAGGACAATAATGCGCCGAACCTTTTCAACGGCTCGGAGAAGAACCGCGCCGGCAAGGTCTATTTCCACATGACCGGCGGGACCTCGGGGAGTGAAGAAGAGATGGATCAGCTCGCACGCGCCGGCATCGGCACGCTGGTGGTGATGCATATACCGGACAAGCACCGCGAGCGCTGTGAGAAATCGTATATCAATATCGTATGCGCCGGTCATATGGGGAGCGACAGTCTGGGATTGAACCTCCTCTTTTCGCGCATCATGCAGGCGACGAAGAGCCAGTTCGATATCGTCGCGACATCCGGCTACTATTACGTGAAACGCTGA